In one Sphingobacterium daejeonense genomic region, the following are encoded:
- a CDS encoding sulfite exporter TauE/SafE family protein: MWNSVLDLIPSPAAWALYFFCAMLIGVSKTGIQNVGTFTIPLFALLFGAKFSTGIVLILLCMADLMAVIYYRKEFIWSEVKTMLPYAIIGLIIGLLVGDYIDDKAFKFIMGACIFISVVLMIWGTNKAKNNKQGNDFTNKWWYSPSFGLLVGFSTMIGNAAGPALTIFLLTRKLKKVTLVATGAWFIMILNFSKIPLQLLVWKNLTWEGIILNLLALPFIILGAYIGIKIVKVIPEKEFKIVILALVIISSLMLMFG; the protein is encoded by the coding sequence ATGTGGAATAGCGTATTAGATCTAATTCCATCACCTGCTGCTTGGGCATTGTATTTTTTTTGTGCTATGCTCATCGGCGTTTCAAAAACTGGTATCCAGAATGTAGGAACATTTACTATTCCTTTGTTTGCTTTATTATTTGGCGCCAAGTTCTCCACAGGAATTGTACTTATCCTCTTATGCATGGCGGATTTAATGGCCGTAATATATTATCGGAAAGAATTTATTTGGTCAGAAGTAAAGACAATGCTCCCTTATGCGATAATTGGACTTATAATAGGCCTATTAGTTGGAGATTATATAGATGACAAGGCTTTTAAATTTATTATGGGAGCTTGTATTTTCATCAGTGTCGTACTCATGATTTGGGGGACAAATAAAGCCAAGAATAACAAACAAGGAAATGATTTCACTAACAAATGGTGGTATTCACCTTCATTTGGATTGTTGGTAGGGTTTTCCACTATGATAGGAAATGCAGCAGGTCCAGCGTTGACCATTTTCCTCCTTACAAGGAAACTTAAAAAAGTGACTTTAGTAGCTACAGGAGCATGGTTTATCATGATCCTAAATTTCTCAAAGATACCTTTGCAATTATTAGTTTGGAAAAATCTTACCTGGGAAGGTATTATTCTTAATCTATTAGCCCTTCCATTTATCATATTAGGGGCTTATATCGGAATCAAGATTGTCAAGGTAATACCTGAAAAGGAATTTAAGATAGTAATCTTAGCTTTAGTGATTATTTCATCTTTGATGTTGATGTTTGGATAA
- a CDS encoding DEAD/DEAH box helicase family protein translates to MRNSTLKKDFVLLSPTGSGKTLAFSLLLFNLLGDNLSKGTNGLIVVPTRELALQIESVIKQMNSSLNVALLYGGNNNQIEKDKLKQHPPLIIGTPGRIIYHIERNPALLENCHTLVLDELTNP, encoded by the coding sequence TTGAGAAATTCAACCCTGAAAAAAGATTTTGTTCTCTTATCCCCTACCGGATCTGGAAAAACATTAGCGTTCAGCTTATTACTATTCAACCTTCTTGGAGACAATCTTTCTAAAGGAACCAACGGATTAATTGTTGTCCCTACCAGAGAACTGGCATTGCAGATCGAATCAGTGATTAAGCAGATGAACAGTTCGTTAAATGTTGCTTTACTTTATGGAGGTAATAACAATCAAATTGAAAAAGATAAGTTAAAACAACATCCACCATTAATTATTGGAACGCCAGGAAGGATAATCTATCATATTGAGAGAAATCCTGCGCTTCTTGAAAACTGCCATACTTTAGTCTTAGATGAATTGACAAATCCTTAG
- a CDS encoding helicase-related protein — translation MGFQDQLSYIVKSARDVRHKILTSATDMEEIPSFLQLNDPIKLDYFDSNGLRPDLSYYKVISSSKLKLESLFKLLCKIGNERVLVFCNHREAVDNISDILEGKGIESIPYHGGLEQFMRELTIIKIKNGSQNILITTDLAARGLDIPEMNHVVHYQFPYKEEDFIHRNGRAGRNGQKGFVYGILTEEDRAAKYLEEAETLELGGFYPIPEEPEFKTLRINAGKKQKVNKIDIVGYILNLPEISKEDLGLIVVKPHDSYVAIRAEVANKVVKNGSNGKIKGQKVRISLI, via the coding sequence TTGGGATTCCAAGACCAATTGAGTTATATAGTTAAATCGGCTAGAGATGTTAGACATAAAATCTTAACATCGGCTACAGATATGGAAGAAATTCCCTCATTTCTGCAGTTGAATGATCCAATCAAACTTGATTACTTCGATTCCAATGGTCTAAGGCCTGATTTGTCATATTATAAAGTTATAAGCAGTTCTAAGCTTAAATTAGAATCCTTGTTTAAATTACTATGTAAAATCGGCAATGAGAGAGTCTTGGTATTTTGCAATCATAGAGAAGCTGTAGATAATATCTCTGATATTCTTGAAGGGAAAGGAATTGAGAGTATTCCTTATCATGGGGGTTTAGAGCAGTTTATGCGCGAGTTGACGATTATAAAAATTAAAAATGGTAGTCAAAACATTTTAATAACAACTGATTTAGCAGCTAGAGGATTAGATATTCCAGAAATGAACCATGTTGTTCATTATCAATTTCCATATAAAGAAGAAGATTTTATTCATAGAAACGGTCGAGCTGGCAGAAATGGGCAAAAAGGTTTTGTATATGGCATTTTAACTGAAGAGGATCGTGCTGCGAAGTATCTTGAAGAGGCTGAAACATTAGAACTTGGCGGATTTTACCCAATCCCTGAAGAACCTGAATTTAAAACTTTAAGAATTAATGCTGGAAAAAAACAAAAGGTAAATAAAATTGATATTGTTGGTTATATTTTAAATCTTCCAGAAATTTCAAAGGAAGATCTAGGACTGATAGTTGTCAAACCACATGATTCCTATGTAGCTATTCGAGCTGAAGTAGCAAATAAAGTGGTAAAGAATGGCAGTAATGGAAAAATTAAGGGTCAAAAAGTAAGAATAAGTTTAATTTGA
- the coaD gene encoding pantetheine-phosphate adenylyltransferase, with the protein MKIAVFPGSFDPFTIAHQDLINRALPLFDKIYIAIGINSSKVGMMDVDSRKISISELYSDNDQVEVSFYNGLTVDYCQSIGANYIIRGLRNGTDLDYENIIAQNNLILAPQIETYFLLSREWRGSYFFNYRKRYLEKWW; encoded by the coding sequence ATGAAAATAGCAGTTTTTCCAGGTTCATTTGACCCCTTTACAATAGCACACCAAGATTTAATAAATAGAGCTTTACCACTTTTTGATAAGATTTATATTGCAATTGGAATAAACAGTTCAAAGGTTGGGATGATGGATGTAGATAGTAGAAAAATATCCATTTCTGAACTTTATAGTGATAATGATCAGGTAGAAGTAAGTTTCTATAATGGATTGACTGTAGATTATTGTCAATCTATAGGTGCAAATTATATTATCAGAGGTTTACGTAATGGTACAGACCTGGATTATGAAAATATAATTGCTCAAAATAACTTAATATTAGCCCCTCAAATCGAAACTTATTTCTTGCTAAGCAGGGAGTGGAGAGGCTCATATTTCTTCAACTATCGTAAGAGATATTTGGAAAAATGGTGGTGA
- a CDS encoding RsmD family RNA methyltransferase: MRIIGGKAAGLRLNPPQNLPVRPTTDIAKEALFNILNNRFDFDGMVCLDLFAGTGNISFELASRGAEKVNSIDQHGKCILYINETSKKLNLNQIKSRKADVFKYLKSDKEKYDLIFADPPYDLGQLPMLPKLVLENDLLKEGGILIIEHPSNRKMIDHPNFVEMRQYGNSSFSFYSI, translated from the coding sequence ATGCGAATAATTGGAGGCAAAGCGGCCGGACTGAGGTTAAATCCTCCACAAAATCTTCCTGTAAGACCTACTACAGACATTGCGAAGGAAGCTTTATTTAATATATTAAATAATAGGTTTGATTTTGACGGGATGGTATGCTTAGACTTATTTGCTGGTACAGGGAATATATCTTTTGAATTAGCATCTAGAGGTGCAGAAAAGGTCAATTCAATTGATCAACATGGCAAATGTATTTTGTATATTAACGAAACATCAAAAAAACTAAATTTAAATCAGATAAAATCTAGAAAAGCTGATGTTTTCAAGTATTTAAAATCTGATAAGGAGAAATATGATTTGATTTTTGCTGATCCTCCTTATGATTTAGGACAATTGCCTATGCTTCCAAAGTTGGTCCTAGAGAATGATTTATTAAAGGAAGGTGGCATATTGATTATTGAACATCCAAGCAACAGAAAAATGATAGACCACCCTAATTTTGTAGAAATGAGACAATACGGTAATTCATCATTTAGTTTTTATTCTATCTAA